AAGCTAGCATATTAATCTCTGAACATATGTATTGATCATCAGAGGAAACAAGATTTAAGAAACTGGTGATGACTCATCAAGCTAGCAAGCTGGCTAGTATTATTAATTAGCCAGTGTTGTTAATTACTCTAGTTAGTTAGGGAGGGAGGGGGCTAATTATAAACAGTAGCAGATGCACATTTTTTTCTTTCAAAGCACACCTCTTTGTTTCAGCTATCTATATATCTTGTTCTATGCTGCATTTTTAATTCGTGATGTTAACAAGAGTGTTTGTCAAAAGGAAAAACAAAGTTCATGGCAGTGTAGCTAGCTTCTCATGCATCCCTCTTATTAACTAGTTCCTTTCCCTAATCTTTCTAATTCTCGTAGTTCACAAACTTCACAAGTTGACATATCACATAAAGATGTTTCTATACAATAGTAGAATTGGTAAACAGAGAGAAGAAGAGAGAGTTCATATTACCAACGTCCTGTTCAGCAGCGGAGGGAGTCGACCGTCGGTCGTCCTGTCTTGAGTGTGGAGAGGATGGAGGCAACCGGAGGAACGGCTGGAGTAGCTGAAATTTACCTGATATGTTCCATGAATGTGGAAGAACTATGAGGAAAGAACTTGAAAAAAAAGAATATATATTATAGAATATTAGTATCTTATAGAATATACTCATGAAGTTTCTGAGATCAGAACTTGTTTAGAGATTATCAGTAAAAATGTTCAAAGTTCTACAACGGGCATGGCACTCAACTACAGTGTGAAGAGCATTGTAATCATCTGGAGCAAAAAGGCGAGGAAATGACAGGACATTTCATATCTAGAAACAAAATGTGTGGTTTCTGTAAACATAATAGGATTAGAAAATGCTACATGATGGTTTGTTCAGAAGAGGAATAATCGCAGGATGTAGCATGTATCATGGGGTCAAAACCTGGGACTCCCTATTGTAATTTGATTTTGATTATTAATTTTTCTGTGAGCACATGAATCACAATCTGTGAGCACATGATTGATGAAATTCactttataatttttttctttcaagAAAGGGCTGATAGACTAGTAAACTACAAAGCTCCAATTCTACTAAGGATATAGTGGGGAtcgagcagagagggagagggcaagGAGGGAGGAGCAGAGAGGGGGGCGGGGGCTTACGGGCGGAGGAGCAGGGGGGCTTACGGGCGGCGTCGGGACGGTTGCGGGTCGGCGGCGGTCGTTGTCTTGCACCCCGTGCGGTCGTCGGCGGCGGGATGGTTGGGGGCCGCGGCGGCTTGCTGTCCGGTGGGCGGCGGTGGAGCTGCAGTGGTTGGGGGCGCGGGGGCGCACGTAGGGGGGCGGCGTCGTGGGTCGTCGGGGCAACGGCGCGCAGGGGCTGAGAGATGTGAGATGGGATCGGCCGGGGATTGGGGCCGAGATTTTAGTCGTTGGaggtatagcaatggcgcaccacctagcggtgcgccataagtaagtttttttagatagcaatggcgcatcccCCCAGCGGTGCGCCATAAATAACTTTTTTTAGCATAGCAATGGTGCACCagccagcggtgcgccataagtaattttattattattattttttgttgcactcattaaatttgttatttgaaaatgtcATCCAATTTGTTATTTTAAAATATaatcaattttttttggatttttagttgcattcgttTGTGACGGNNNNNNNNNNNNNNNNNNNNNNNNNNNNNNNNNNNNNNNNNNNNNNNNNNNNNNNNNNNNNNNNNNNNNNNNNNNNNNNNNNNNNNNNNNNNNNNNNNNNNNNNNNNNNNNNNNNNNNNNNNNNNNNNNNNNNNNNNNNNNNNNNNNNNNNNNNNNNNNNNNNNNNNNNNNNNNNNNNNNNNNNNNNNNNNNNNNNNNNNNNNNNNNNNNNNNNNNNNNNNNNNNNNNNNNNNNNNNNNNNNNNNNNNNNNNNNNNNNNNNNNNNNNNNNNNNNNNNNNNNNNNNNNNNNNNNNNNNNNNNNNNNNNNNNNNNNNNNNNNNNNNNNNNNNNNNNNNNNNNNNNNNNNNNNNNNNNNNNNNNNNNNNNNNNNNNNNNNNNNNNNNNNNNNNNNNNNNNNNNNNNNNNNNNNNNNNNNNNNNNNNNNgtgcggggggtcgtcggcggcggtggagcgggggagggtgcggggggtgctcggcggcgagggggatccggCGATGGGGAtatcgatcgagatggagggggatcgtgatcgagtgtcctcatgaatattcaatattttttcatattgaatatgaaaaaatatcatcaaatttgaaaaaatatacatgaattcaaaaagtgcccatgaattaaatttaaaaatattcatgagttcgaaaaataaaaatgataataGTTTTCAAAAAAAATAGTAGTGACCCACTATGTggtaggtgcaccattagtatttctgaaaaaattaaaaaaatgttagtagtggcgcaccagctCATAGGGCGCCATTACtatttagtagtggcgcaccacgtttctggtgcgccattagtggtcaagccctttttctagtagtgtacgtTCGTGTGTTTTCAGGTTGGATCTTTTCGATATACGCTACTCTTCATCGACGGCGGTTGTTGTTCTGCTGcattggtcctatggggccttagaacGACGACTTCTCGGCTGTTTACTATAACAAGTTTTGCCTGGATCTGGTGAGGAAGGGCGATGACGACGGCACCTTcgactcgcttcagtgcttgtagtcgtcgctaggtggtctacggatccgaatgtaatttttattatttatgaTGTTCATTATACTctcatgattgaaaatgaataaaTCGGatgttttccaaaaaaaaatcacACATCTGCGTTTGAACCTCAACTAATCTAGATTTTCTTGCTTGCTAGATCTTTCTTTTCTATACTAACGCGGGGAGTGGGGCGGGGATAAAAAGGGTGACTTGACAATCAATACAAAATTCAGAGGCAGGTGCAAGAGAGGCTCAGAAATACAATAGAAGATAGATCCTCTTTTTTCTGATATATCTCACGTAGTCCTGTAAGAAGGATGGTTTCCATGAAGCTACATGTACAGCTTTACTTGCCGCCTCTGCATCTGCATTTCGATTTGCAGGTTCACGTTGCAATTCAAAGATCTCACGAAAATATAGAACACACTAGTAACAGATTATAACTAGGATTAACATCATTCAAAATCTTAACaaaacaacaaatattcattttttgcaggttatcttccgagccactgcgtttatccgtatgtggtcgctactcactccgacggaggagatggtagcacgggctattttcaaccggtttgaatgacggtcatgtaataggataggcaattaattttcctattttttttatgccagccggttgtggctttatgTTTGCTTATTTCTTATGCTCTCTGTGAGCCTTTTTTCCTTTCGTTGAGACTATAAGACCTTTGTTGCCTTTTTGCTTATTAATTGAggtggtcgtatgcatcgttctgatgcagaggcaggGGAGATCCCCTTTTCGAAAAAACATCATTCAAAATCTCACGAACATAAACAGTACTCAGTATATACCATCAAAGATAAGAAGTTGGAGAATATCAGCCTGAACATGACATCGGACAGATATATTTTTCAAACAAGGGAAGAGAGACCTCCGCCCTGGCGATAAAGTGTCCAATTCAGGCAAAATCACCAGGACTACTTAAGGCTCACTTATGAGGACACTACCCCGGCCAGATTCTGGGCTCAGCGCTTCCTTTTCTTTGTTGCCCACTTTTCCAGGGCGTACTGGATGCCTTCTTTTACCGTCGCACGCCGATCTGCCTTGTAGTTCCACAACACAGGTACACCATAGATTTCTCGACCTTGTTCTTCCGCACAAGGCTTGTAATTGTAGACTTCATCCAGCGCCTTTGTTACCAAGGCGTACATTTCTTGGCCGTGCTCTTCCTTTAGTTGCCGGAGCTTCTCATTGTCCTTGGAGATAATTTCCTGCACCAAAGCTCACGCGCCGTTAGACAAGATGACACAACTATCTATGGAATGCTGGCAGTGATCAGACACAACATTTTGAATCAAAAATTTGTTAcgaacattataatgaacttaataTACACATACTTAATTACTTCTTGTATCACCACACCAGTGGAAAAATAAAGTCAGAATATTGTGAATATTCTGCATGAACAATTTAAATCACCATGATCTTTTAGTTTTTGGACCTTCCCATCATCCTAAGAAATAATCCTCTTTTATTCTGGACAGAAGACAGATTATCATATTTTTTTGGATGAATGTTTGCAGGTTTTCAATCTGTAGCATCGATTAAGTTCAAGATGTTCCTCAATTTAACCTTAAATATAAAAGAGAAGCAAAACCATCCTAATGGGTGCTACAGAAAAAACATGTATTTCTTGCCATTTATATATGTACATAACATAAATATTCAGATATTTTGATCAAATTTTATGGTTTATCATCTCATAGCATTTCCTACAACCTTGAAAAAAATCGATACTTCTTTAAAGGTCCAAAATACAAAACCACTTTTCAGAACAGGTATATATTTCACTTTGAAAGGTTTTGGAAAGTCCAGGATTTGATATAGGCACCTTCATAGATCATGGTTCAAGTCGGACAGAGCACAATAATTCAAGGCTAAAATGAACCTTTTCTTCGGTTTTATATAACTATACTAGTGAAAATATAAGGTTGTGATGTTGAGTATTGCAAGTATTCTTCCTAGCAAAAATTGATTGATGTAGTTTTCACATTTTAAATCGGAATAACTTTGTGGCTGCATGCATcactcagatgcagaggccgggggtacatcatgcttttctaaaaaaaaaacggAATAACTTTGTTTCTGTTAATGGTTGAAGtgaaaggtgtttgacaaaacgctGAATGATTCATGAATTTTTGGGTGTCAAGAAAAATTGGCAACCACGAAGTGTTCAGAACAACTACAAGTCCACCCTGAAATTGATAACTTGAGATTAAAAGTTCTGTTAGAGGAAAGAAAGTGTGTACCGTGCTATTCCCATGAAACATGGCAGACCAATTTTCAATCTGAGTTTCCCACTTGGAGTAAAGAATGGCAGCTGTAAATTCTGCATCGTCTTCTGGTAACTGTTTCTTACAAGCATTTAAGAATGCTTTTTCTTCAAGTTTGCCAATTCTTTTGATGCCTATATTTCCTCGACCATTTGTAAGATCCTGGAAGCCCTGCCATACAAGCAACAAATCAGAAGGATAATGCTGTTCAGAAGTTACACAAAAGCAATAGGTCATCATCGACCGCATGACGTTACACAGTACTGGACAAGAACTAAGATAATTTACGTAGCTTACATCTATTAGCTTCTTCCTAGCAGGTCGCAACTCATTAGTATGTGCTGTTTGCTTGGCAATCAGACCCTGATGGACTGATTCCCAATATTCTTTTTCCTCATACTTCTCTTCTAGCTTCTCGCGGAGTTCACCAATTCTCTTCTTCTTCGAAACTTCCTCACCTGGCATAATCTCCGTTACTTCCAATTCACCCTGTAGCTGTTTCAGTTCTATTTCAAGAGCCTGCTTGTCAAGAATTAGTTGCCGTATCTCAAGATCCTTATCTAGAGCAAGTTTTGTCTCCCTCTGCATTTTACACACAATAAATAAGACACTTGTATAGATTATTATACTGTCAGATGTGAGAAACAATTACAAAGACCCAAACCTGCTGTTCTTCAACAAGCTTAAGCAAAGTTTCACTTGCCCTCACTTTCTCCATCAAAGCACGCTTTGTTTGAAAACAGACCAAAGTTAGTTATGTGTACAACACAGTACACTAAATGGTAATTACCTAGCAACAATGCACTTTTTTCACTAGCAATATGGCCTCCCTACAAACTACAACGGTAAA
The Triticum dicoccoides isolate Atlit2015 ecotype Zavitan chromosome 3A, WEW_v2.0, whole genome shotgun sequence genome window above contains:
- the LOC119271795 gene encoding factor of DNA methylation 4-like, whose protein sequence is MAMEHDQPHECKDDEQFAWPWKGVLVNVPTEWKNGRCVGEQGNHLRDQLSQFCARKVIPLWDKHNGHTRSAIVEFTKDWSGFKNAMDFENHFEARGCGKRHWKGQQYHGPEMFAWVARVDDYRSYTPIASWLRKYSDLKTIVDLKNEEARKTGRLEESLDKRVEAMDRNVQELEYEYNQTTQLLGKAEEDMKKLIQSHTEEIHKIQLDELAAIDESNRITLEQEKEERALMEKVRASETLLKLVEEQQRETKLALDKDLEIRQLILDKQALEIELKQLQGELEVTEIMPGEEVSKKKRIGELREKLEEKYEEKEYWESVHQGLIAKQTAHTNELRPARKKLIDVSYGFQDLTNGRGNIGIKRIGKLEEKAFLNACKKQLPEDDAEFTAAILYSKWETQIENWSAMFHGNSTEIISKDNEKLRQLKEEHGQEMYALVTKALDEVYNYKPCAEEQGREIYGVPVLWNYKADRRATVKEGIQYALEKWATKKRKR